In Prunus dulcis chromosome 1, ALMONDv2, whole genome shotgun sequence, the following are encoded in one genomic region:
- the LOC117623726 gene encoding chaperonin CPN60-1, mitochondrial-like has product MDEIINQVMAEAEELSKKQAAQEGQIRKLRAQIREFEEEKKGLITKLQEGDAAVAVSEEVKNNHVDGKTLDNELEVVEGMKLDRGYISPYFITNQNNQKCELENPLIIIHEKKISSINDVVKVLELVLQL; this is encoded by the exons ATGGatgaaataattaatcaagttATGGCTGAAG CTGAAGAGCTTTCAAAAAAGCAGGCTGCTCAAGAAGGACAGATTAGGAAATTAAGGGCTCAG ATCAGAGAgtttgaagaagagaagaaagggtTGATTACTAAACTTCAG GAAGGTGATGCTGCTGTTGCCGTTTCTGAGGAGGTGAAGAACAACCATGTA GATGGGAAAACATTGGACAATGAGTTGGAGGTTGTTGAGGGAATGAAGCTAGATAGGGGCTACATATCCCCTTATTTCATCACCAACCAGAACAATCAGAAATGT GAATTGGAAAATCCTCTAATCATAATccatgagaagaaaatctcAAGTATTAATGATGTGGTTAAAGTATTGGAGTTGGTTTTGCAG TTATGA